The region GAACCGGGCGCCGACCCGGCTGGCGACGACCGCGGCCAGCACGAGCGCGGCGGCCACGGCCATCCCGGCCCCGAGCTCATGCACCCTCCCGCCGCCCCCCTGCCGGGTGGCGCGCCCCCCGCCCGCCGCCGCCCGCCTTGGCGCCGAGGCATTCGCCCGGTCGAACGTGCCGGTCGGAGCCGGCGGCGGCAAGGTCGTCGGCCGGTCGGACGGCCACCTCGGCGATGGCCGTCCCGGGGCCCGCCTCGAGCGCCGGTCGGGGGTCCCGGTGTGCGGCGACGGCGCCGTGCCGGGCGCCCGCCTCGGTGGCCGGCCCGGGCATCCCGCCAGCGTACGGCCCTGGTGGGCCCGGCCGGAAGTACCGTGATGGGCGATGCGGATCGGCGTGGTGTGCCCCTACAGCCTCACCATGCCGGGCGGGGTGCAGGGCCAGGTCCTCGCGCTGGCCCGGGTGCTGCGGGCCGCCGGCCACGAGGCGCGGGTCCTCGCCCCCTGCGACGGTCCGCCGCCCGACGCCGGCGTCACCCCGCTCGGCAAGAGCATCCCGACGGCCGCCAACGGCTCCGTCGCCCCGATCGCCCCCGACCCCGCCTGCGCCCTGCGCACCATCCGGGCCCTGCGCGACGAGGAGTTCGAGGTCCTCCACCTCCACGAGCCGCTCGCGCCCGGGCCGACGATGACGACCCTGATCTTCAAGAGCGCCCCGACCGTCGGCACGTTCCACGCGGCCGGCGGCAGCGCCGCCTACCGGTGGCTGCGGCCCGGCGTCCGGGCCCTGGCCGACCGCCTCGACCACCGGTGCGCGGTGTCCGAGGACGCGACGGCCATGGCCGCCAAGGCGCTCGGCGGCGAGTACACGCTCGTGTGGAACGGGATCGAGGTCGAGCGCTACGCCAAGGCGCCGGCCTGGCCGACCGAGGGCCCGACGATCCTGTTCGTCGGCCGCCACGAGCCCCGCAAGGGGCTGGCCGTGCTGCTCGACGCCATGGAGCACCTGCCGGCCGACGTGCGCCTGTGGGTGGCCTCCGACGGGCCCGACACCCCGGCCCTCCGGGCCCGCACGGCGGGCGACCCGAGGGTCGAGTGGCTGGGGCGGATCGGCGAGGACGAGAAGGCGTCGCGGCTCCAGGGGGCCGACGTGTTCTGCGCCCCGTCCCTCCACGGCGAGTCGTTCGGGGTGGTGCTGCTCGAGGCGATGGCGGCCTCGACGCCGGTCGTCGCCAGCGACCTGCCCGGCTACCGCAACGTCGCCCGGGGCGACGTGGACGCGCTGCTCGTCCCGCCGGGCGACGCCGGCGCGCTGGCCGCAGCGCTGCGCAGGGTGCTCGACGGCGGGCCGCTCGCCGCCGAGCTGGCCGCCGCCGGCGAGCGCCGGGCGGCCGAGTTCTCGATGGAGCACCTGGCCGACCGGTACCTCGAGATCTACGCCGGCGTCGTGTGAGCCCGGCGGCCGTACCCCGCCGCACCGCGGGCGACCCGTAGACTCGCCGCCGTCGAACACCGGAGGAACCGATGGTCGTCCTGCTGATCGTCCTCGCCATCGTCGTGCTGCTCGTGATCTTCGTGATCTGGCAGTACAACGCGCTCGTCAAGCTGCGGAACCGGATCGAGAACGCCTGGGCGCAGATCGACGTCCAGCTCAAGCGGCGCTACGACCTCATCCCGAACCTGGTCGAGACCGTGAAGGGCTACGCGTCGCACGAGCGGGCGACGCTCGAGGCCGTCATCCAGGCGAGGAACCAGGGCATCCAGGCCCAGGGGCCGCGAGAGCAGGCCCAGGCCGAGAACGTGATCAGCGGGGCGCTGCGCCAGCTGTTCGCCCTGTCCGAGGCGTACCCGGACCTCAAGGCGAACCAGAACTTCCTGAACCTGCAGGAGGAGCTGACCGGCACCGAGGGCCGGATCGCCTACGCCCGGCAGTTCTACAACGACACCGTCTACCGCTACAACACGAAGATCCAGACGTTCCCGGGCGTCGTGTTCGCCGGCCCCATGCGG is a window of Acidimicrobiales bacterium DNA encoding:
- a CDS encoding glycosyltransferase family 4 protein; this translates as MRIGVVCPYSLTMPGGVQGQVLALARVLRAAGHEARVLAPCDGPPPDAGVTPLGKSIPTAANGSVAPIAPDPACALRTIRALRDEEFEVLHLHEPLAPGPTMTTLIFKSAPTVGTFHAAGGSAAYRWLRPGVRALADRLDHRCAVSEDATAMAAKALGGEYTLVWNGIEVERYAKAPAWPTEGPTILFVGRHEPRKGLAVLLDAMEHLPADVRLWVASDGPDTPALRARTAGDPRVEWLGRIGEDEKASRLQGADVFCAPSLHGESFGVVLLEAMAASTPVVASDLPGYRNVARGDVDALLVPPGDAGALAAALRRVLDGGPLAAELAAAGERRAAEFSMEHLADRYLEIYAGVV
- a CDS encoding LemA family protein → MVVLLIVLAIVVLLVIFVIWQYNALVKLRNRIENAWAQIDVQLKRRYDLIPNLVETVKGYASHERATLEAVIQARNQGIQAQGPREQAQAENVISGALRQLFALSEAYPDLKANQNFLNLQEELTGTEGRIAYARQFYNDTVYRYNTKIQTFPGVVFAGPMRFSQREYFEAEGESRGPVQVKF